Proteins encoded by one window of Leptospira barantonii:
- a CDS encoding putative 2OG-Fe(II) oxygenase, with product MQENRVVNNIKVDGFSVGSSRILSEEKHKELEQIVDRLFESSSAQKDYSSNAPVLLSLVGVDARLDSLLEEILTNESIRETLKGIVGDDYKIWEISARYSLPGDNGLGLHQDAWGQMNLAFALNDQKSGEGSTAFLKGSHLLPRWSNYISWQRPKIANLFTVPLILRNSDYAFFINRTWHSRRKNRGGEVKKILLFGFFPNGGTYKPLYQDSVKNINPSCKELIRRIDTTDGAKKLNSTHVQVLAPTQPAFAPYSTRIEEGLHFNLRTPWIYLQILLLESIFRPIRILFGIYKFIFKH from the coding sequence ATGCAAGAGAATAGAGTTGTAAATAACATCAAGGTGGATGGGTTTTCAGTCGGAAGTTCCAGGATTTTATCCGAAGAAAAACACAAAGAATTGGAACAGATCGTAGATCGTTTGTTCGAGAGTTCGTCTGCGCAAAAGGATTACTCGTCCAATGCACCCGTTTTGTTATCGTTAGTCGGTGTTGATGCTCGTTTGGATTCCTTATTGGAAGAGATTTTAACAAACGAATCGATCAGGGAAACGCTGAAAGGGATCGTCGGAGACGACTATAAGATTTGGGAAATCAGCGCTCGCTATTCTTTACCCGGTGATAACGGATTGGGTCTCCATCAAGACGCATGGGGGCAAATGAATCTTGCGTTTGCTCTTAACGATCAGAAAAGCGGGGAAGGATCAACGGCGTTTCTAAAAGGATCGCATCTGTTGCCTCGATGGTCGAATTATATTTCTTGGCAAAGACCGAAGATTGCGAATTTATTTACTGTTCCTTTGATTTTGAGAAATAGCGATTATGCTTTTTTCATCAATAGAACATGGCATTCTCGGCGGAAAAATCGCGGGGGTGAGGTAAAGAAGATTCTTCTTTTCGGTTTTTTCCCGAACGGTGGAACGTATAAACCCCTCTATCAAGACAGCGTAAAGAATATCAATCCGTCCTGCAAGGAATTGATTCGAAGAATCGATACGACGGACGGTGCGAAAAAACTGAATTCGACCCATGTACAAGTTTTAGCTCCAACTCAACCGGCGTTCGCGCCGTATTCGACTCGGATCGAGGAAGGTTTGCATTTCAATCTTCGAACTCCTTGGATCTATCTTCAGATTCTTTTGTTGGAATCGATTTTTCGACCGATTCGAATCCTTTTCGGAATTTATAAATTTATCTTTAAACACTGA
- a CDS encoding NAD-dependent 4,6-dehydratase LegB: MKKILVTGADGFIGSHLTETLVRQGYDVKAFVLYNSFNSWGWLDSCGSDVKGKFEVFSGDVRDPNGVRAAMKGCDSVLHLAALIAIPYSYHSPDTYVDTNVKGTLNVVQAAKDLDVSKVIHTSTSEVYGTARFVPITEEHPLQGQSPYSASKIGADQIAMSFYSSFGTPVSVIRPFNTYGPRQSARAVIPTIITQIAKGKEKIKLGAIHPTRDFNFVKDTVSGFIAALKSESSIGQVINLGSNYEISVGDTVKTIAEVMKAKVEIESDDQRLRPEKSEVERLWASNEKAKELLNWEPSYGGLDGFRKGLAETVEWFLDPKNLVQYKTDIYNI; the protein is encoded by the coding sequence ATGAAAAAAATCTTAGTAACCGGCGCGGACGGTTTTATCGGTTCGCATCTGACGGAAACCCTGGTAAGACAGGGCTACGACGTAAAAGCATTCGTACTTTATAATTCTTTTAACTCTTGGGGTTGGTTGGATTCGTGTGGATCCGACGTAAAGGGTAAGTTCGAAGTTTTTTCCGGCGACGTTCGAGATCCGAATGGAGTCCGTGCGGCTATGAAAGGATGTGATTCCGTTTTACACTTGGCCGCTTTGATCGCGATTCCGTATTCGTATCATTCTCCGGATACGTATGTCGATACGAACGTAAAAGGGACGTTGAACGTGGTTCAAGCCGCGAAGGATTTGGACGTTTCCAAAGTGATTCATACTTCGACAAGCGAAGTTTACGGAACCGCACGTTTCGTTCCGATTACGGAAGAACATCCTTTGCAAGGGCAGTCGCCGTATTCCGCGAGTAAGATCGGAGCCGATCAGATCGCGATGTCTTTTTATTCTTCCTTCGGCACTCCGGTTTCGGTGATTCGTCCTTTCAATACATACGGACCAAGACAATCCGCAAGAGCCGTAATCCCGACGATCATTACGCAGATCGCAAAGGGAAAGGAAAAAATAAAGTTAGGCGCCATTCATCCCACCCGCGATTTTAATTTCGTAAAAGATACCGTTTCCGGTTTTATCGCCGCGCTGAAGTCCGAGTCATCCATAGGACAGGTCATCAATCTCGGAAGTAATTATGAAATTTCGGTCGGTGACACCGTGAAAACGATCGCCGAAGTGATGAAGGCGAAGGTTGAAATCGAATCCGACGATCAAAGATTGAGACCCGAAAAAAGCGAAGTAGAGAGATTGTGGGCTTCCAATGAAAAAGCAAAAGAACTTTTAAATTGGGAACCTTCTTACGGAGGCCTGGACGGTTTTCGCAAAGGTTTGGCGGAAACCGTAGAATGGTTTTTAGATCCGAAAAATCTCGTTCAATATAAAACAGATATTTATAATATTTAA
- a CDS encoding LegC family aminotransferase codes for MSSDFTQLSDRIVKAIRNVVGNSSVVLHEPTFSGNEWRYVKECIDTSFVSSVGKFVDRFESELADFTGAKHAVAVVNGTAALHIALKLAGVKQNDEVLIPSLTFIATANGVSYCGAIPHFVESEETTLGMDPKAVREYLSSITEMRNGQCVNLSTGRVIRAMVPMHTFGHPVDLEGILSVGRDFHIEVIEDAAESLGSYYQGRHTGTLGLLGTLSFNGNKTITTGGGGAILTNDSEIAKRAKHITTTAKIPHRWEYVHDEIGYNYRMPNINAALGCAQLEQMPGFLKVKKDLFQKYKESFSSISEVSIFEEPKGSQSNYWLQTLVLSENVSGARDEILTTTNDNGVMTRPCWRLLHTLKPFADCPRMELPTALSLEERLINIPSGSGLLTSKS; via the coding sequence ATGTCTTCCGATTTTACACAGTTATCGGATCGAATCGTGAAAGCGATTCGAAACGTAGTAGGGAATTCTTCCGTTGTACTCCACGAACCGACCTTTTCGGGAAACGAATGGCGGTATGTGAAGGAATGTATCGATACGAGTTTTGTTTCTTCCGTCGGCAAGTTCGTGGATCGTTTCGAATCCGAGTTGGCGGATTTTACCGGAGCTAAACACGCGGTTGCGGTGGTCAACGGCACTGCGGCTCTTCATATCGCTTTAAAACTTGCCGGAGTAAAACAGAACGACGAAGTATTGATTCCTTCTCTTACGTTTATAGCGACCGCAAACGGAGTCTCCTATTGCGGAGCGATTCCTCATTTCGTGGAAAGCGAAGAAACAACCTTGGGTATGGATCCGAAAGCCGTACGAGAATATCTTTCTTCGATCACCGAAATGAGAAACGGTCAGTGTGTGAATCTTTCCACAGGCAGAGTCATTCGTGCTATGGTTCCGATGCACACTTTCGGACATCCGGTGGATCTCGAAGGAATTCTTTCGGTTGGACGCGACTTTCACATCGAAGTCATCGAGGACGCTGCGGAATCGTTAGGCAGTTATTATCAAGGTCGTCATACCGGAACTCTTGGACTTTTAGGAACTCTTAGCTTTAACGGAAATAAAACCATAACAACGGGCGGGGGCGGAGCGATTCTTACCAATGATTCGGAAATCGCAAAGAGGGCGAAACACATAACGACCACCGCAAAAATTCCACATCGTTGGGAATACGTGCACGATGAGATCGGCTACAATTATAGAATGCCGAATATCAACGCGGCTTTGGGATGCGCTCAACTCGAACAAATGCCCGGATTTCTAAAAGTAAAGAAGGACCTTTTTCAAAAGTATAAAGAATCTTTCAGTTCCATTTCGGAAGTATCTATTTTCGAGGAACCGAAAGGTTCTCAAAGCAATTACTGGCTTCAAACTTTGGTTTTATCTGAGAATGTTTCAGGCGCTCGAGATGAAATTCTTACCACAACGAACGACAACGGTGTGATGACTCGACCTTGTTGGAGATTGCTTCATACGTTAAAACCTTTTGCGGATTGCCCGAGAATGGAACTTCCAACCGCTCTTTCGTTGGAAGAACGATTGATCAACATTCCGAGCGGATCCGGTTTGTTAACTTCGAAATCATAA
- a CDS encoding acetyltransferase, whose product MKKPIILIGAGGHARSCIDVIESEGKYSIVGLIGSEQELGTEILGYKVIGTDQDLEKLHKDCGSAIVTVGHIKNSEPRIRIFRRLKEIGFELPVIVSPIAYVSKHSKIGNGCIIMHHTIVNSNVEIGDNCIINSKVLLEHDVKIGNHCHISTGAILNGEVSVGDSSFIGSGSVVRETISIGANSLVAMGSRVISDLPEFSKYKIKL is encoded by the coding sequence ATGAAAAAACCAATCATTCTGATCGGAGCGGGCGGGCATGCTCGATCTTGTATCGACGTGATCGAATCCGAGGGGAAGTATTCCATTGTCGGTTTGATCGGCTCGGAACAGGAATTGGGAACCGAAATTCTCGGTTACAAGGTAATCGGAACCGATCAAGATTTAGAAAAATTGCATAAAGATTGCGGAAGTGCGATCGTTACCGTAGGACATATCAAAAATTCGGAGCCGAGAATTCGGATTTTTCGACGTTTGAAAGAGATCGGTTTCGAATTGCCCGTAATCGTTTCACCGATCGCGTATGTTTCGAAACATTCTAAGATTGGAAACGGTTGTATCATCATGCATCATACAATCGTAAATTCAAACGTCGAAATCGGAGACAACTGCATCATCAATTCCAAAGTTCTTTTGGAACACGACGTTAAGATCGGAAATCACTGTCATATCTCCACGGGCGCGATTTTAAACGGAGAGGTTTCGGTGGGGGACTCTTCGTTCATCGGAAGCGGTTCCGTGGTTCGGGAAACGATTTCGATCGGCGCAAACAGTTTGGTCGCTATGGGAAGTAGGGTGATTTCGGATCTTCCCGAATTTTCAAAGTATAAAATAAAACTCTAA
- the neuB gene encoding N-acetylneuraminate synthase, producing the protein MKTLIIAEAGVNHNGDINLALKLIDAASDAGADVVKFQTFEAKRLATKSAKKADYQSATTGSEESQFEMLKKLELSKKDHEILIQRCNEKKIEFFSTAFDLQSLSFLEGLNLSRYKIPSGEITNLPYIRKIGASGRPIILSSGMSTLAEIESAIFVLEKAGTKRENITVLHCNTEYPTPFSDVNLLAMRSIADSFKVKVGYSDHTSGIEVSIAAVALGASVIEKHFTLDRTLPGPDHKASLEPEELKTMIRSIRNIEQSLGDGIKRPSQSESKNISIARKSLVAAQPIRSGEIFSYENLTTKRPGNGISPMRLDEIVGLKAHRDFTEDELIDL; encoded by the coding sequence ATGAAAACCTTAATTATCGCCGAAGCGGGTGTGAATCATAACGGGGATATCAACCTTGCTCTGAAGTTGATCGACGCGGCTTCCGATGCGGGTGCGGACGTAGTGAAGTTTCAAACTTTCGAGGCGAAAAGATTGGCCACTAAATCCGCAAAAAAAGCGGATTATCAATCGGCCACGACAGGCTCAGAAGAGTCCCAATTCGAAATGTTAAAAAAACTCGAATTGTCGAAAAAAGATCATGAAATTCTAATACAACGTTGTAACGAAAAAAAAATCGAATTTTTCTCCACCGCATTCGATCTGCAAAGTCTCAGCTTTTTGGAAGGACTGAACTTAAGCAGATACAAAATTCCTTCGGGTGAAATCACCAATCTTCCCTATATCCGAAAAATCGGAGCGTCCGGAAGGCCGATCATTCTTTCTTCCGGAATGTCTACGTTGGCGGAAATCGAATCGGCAATTTTTGTTTTGGAAAAAGCGGGAACAAAACGCGAGAACATAACCGTATTACATTGTAACACGGAGTATCCGACGCCATTCTCGGACGTGAATCTTTTAGCGATGAGATCCATTGCGGATTCTTTCAAGGTAAAAGTGGGGTATTCCGATCATACATCCGGAATCGAAGTTTCGATCGCCGCGGTTGCGTTAGGCGCATCCGTAATCGAAAAACATTTTACCCTAGATCGTACGTTGCCCGGACCGGATCATAAAGCGAGCCTCGAGCCGGAAGAATTGAAAACAATGATACGATCGATTCGTAATATAGAACAGTCTTTAGGCGACGGAATCAAAAGACCGAGCCAAAGCGAATCGAAAAATATTTCGATCGCGCGCAAGTCTCTCGTTGCGGCTCAGCCGATTCGTTCGGGAGAAATTTTTTCTTACGAAAATCTTACTACAAAAAGACCGGGAAACGGAATTTCTCCAATGCGTCTGGATGAAATCGTCGGTTTAAAAGCTCATAGAGATTTCACCGAGGACGAATTGATCGATCTATGA
- the neuC gene encoding UDP-N-acetylglucosamine 2-epimerase codes for MRRKICVVTGTRAEYGLLRLLIRKIQDSSKLELQIVATGMHLSPEFGLTYREIEADGFKIDKKVEMLLSSDTATSVSKSIGMGTIGFADVWEDLKPDLIVVLGDRFEIFSAVSAAMIAKIPVVHIHGGETTEGAFDESIRHSITKMSHIHFTAAEEYKKRVMQLGENPERVFNVGGLGVDSIRSLDLMNQTDLETSMGFKFGTKNLLVTFHPETLDAKSPKEQFDELLKALDRVPDISIIFTLPNADTGSREIIQSIHNFVGTRKNSIAFTSLGQRRYFSCIRFIDGVIGNSSSGLLEVPTFQKGTVNIGGRQKGRLKAESVIDCEPEESSILRAIEKLYSKEFQNGISTVKNPYGEGNATSKIMDVLENISLDQILKKKFFDLSF; via the coding sequence ATGAGAAGAAAGATCTGCGTCGTTACCGGAACCAGAGCCGAATACGGTTTGCTCCGTTTGTTGATCCGAAAAATTCAGGATTCAAGCAAGCTCGAATTACAAATCGTAGCTACGGGAATGCATCTTTCTCCCGAGTTCGGTTTAACGTATCGGGAGATCGAGGCGGACGGTTTTAAGATCGATAAAAAAGTGGAGATGCTTTTGAGTTCGGACACCGCAACTTCCGTTTCCAAATCGATCGGAATGGGAACGATCGGCTTTGCGGACGTTTGGGAAGATTTAAAACCGGATCTGATCGTCGTTTTGGGCGATCGATTCGAAATATTCTCGGCTGTGTCCGCGGCGATGATCGCGAAAATTCCAGTCGTTCACATTCACGGCGGAGAAACCACGGAAGGCGCTTTCGACGAATCGATCCGTCATAGCATCACAAAGATGTCTCATATTCACTTTACCGCCGCCGAAGAATATAAGAAAAGAGTAATGCAATTGGGCGAGAACCCGGAACGAGTTTTTAACGTAGGCGGTCTCGGCGTGGATAGCATTCGAAGTTTGGATCTGATGAATCAAACCGATTTGGAAACTTCGATGGGTTTTAAATTCGGAACGAAAAATCTATTAGTGACGTTTCATCCCGAGACCTTGGATGCGAAGTCTCCCAAGGAACAGTTCGACGAATTGTTAAAGGCTCTGGATCGAGTGCCGGATATTTCGATCATATTCACTCTTCCGAACGCGGACACGGGGAGCCGGGAAATCATTCAATCGATTCATAATTTTGTAGGGACGCGTAAAAACTCGATCGCGTTTACTTCCTTAGGTCAAAGACGTTATTTTTCTTGTATTCGATTTATCGACGGAGTGATCGGAAATTCTTCCAGCGGTCTTTTGGAAGTCCCCACGTTTCAAAAAGGAACCGTGAATATCGGAGGAAGACAAAAGGGTCGATTGAAAGCGGAAAGTGTGATCGATTGTGAACCGGAAGAATCCTCAATCCTACGCGCCATAGAGAAACTTTATTCAAAAGAATTTCAAAACGGTATATCGACCGTTAAAAATCCATACGGAGAAGGGAACGCAACTTCCAAGATTATGGACGTCTTAGAAAATATTTCCTTGGATCAAATTCTAAAAAAGAAATTCTTCGATCTTTCCTTCTAA
- a CDS encoding nucleotidyltransferase family protein, with translation MTTTWHNALLPLTSSIQDVIRNLDESALQIALIVSENNQLIGTITDGDIRRGLLRGLDLNSPIESILFRESLVVTPQMSKDMVIQLMQANKIHQLPIVDDRRSVVGLYLWDEILAPSQRPNTFVIMAGGKGTRLMPHTENCPKPLLPVAGKPMLEHIISRAKSEGFHKFSIAIHYLGHMIEEYFGDGSRFDVNIEYIKEEEALGTAGALSLITKLPSEPFLVTNGDVMTDIRYGELLDFHVRHGASATMAVRLHEWQHPFGVVRTKGVDIVAFEEKPVYRSHVNAGIYALNPDALSSLEPKTHCDMPTLFSRLNSEGNRTIVYPMHEPWIDVGRPDDLEKVNSIEADM, from the coding sequence ATGACCACTACTTGGCACAACGCTTTATTACCTCTTACTTCTTCGATTCAGGATGTGATTCGAAACTTGGACGAGTCCGCTTTGCAGATCGCTTTGATCGTTTCCGAAAACAATCAATTGATCGGAACTATAACGGACGGAGATATTCGACGCGGTTTACTGCGTGGATTGGATTTAAACAGTCCTATCGAATCGATTCTATTCCGCGAATCTCTTGTGGTCACACCTCAAATGAGCAAAGACATGGTGATCCAGTTGATGCAGGCGAATAAGATTCATCAACTTCCGATTGTGGACGATCGACGCAGTGTGGTCGGGCTTTATCTTTGGGACGAGATATTGGCTCCTTCTCAAAGACCGAATACGTTCGTGATCATGGCCGGAGGAAAGGGAACACGACTCATGCCTCACACGGAAAATTGTCCCAAACCGCTTCTTCCCGTTGCGGGTAAGCCGATGCTCGAACACATCATCAGCAGGGCGAAGTCGGAAGGGTTTCATAAATTCTCCATCGCGATTCATTATCTCGGACACATGATCGAAGAATACTTCGGGGACGGAAGTCGGTTCGACGTTAACATAGAATATATAAAAGAAGAGGAAGCCCTTGGGACCGCGGGCGCGTTGAGTCTTATTACGAAACTCCCCTCGGAACCGTTTCTGGTGACGAATGGAGACGTGATGACGGATATACGTTACGGAGAACTTTTGGACTTCCACGTTAGACACGGTGCAAGCGCGACCATGGCCGTTCGTCTGCACGAATGGCAACATCCGTTCGGAGTCGTAAGAACAAAGGGCGTGGATATCGTAGCGTTCGAGGAAAAACCGGTTTATAGAAGTCATGTAAACGCGGGAATCTACGCTTTGAATCCGGACGCGTTATCCTCATTGGAACCCAAAACACATTGTGATATGCCGACTCTTTTTTCCAGACTGAATAGCGAAGGAAATAGAACGATCGTATATCCGATGCACGAGCCTTGGATCGACGTAGGAAGGCCGGATGATCTCGAAAAAGTAAATTCAATAGAAGCAGATATGTAA
- a CDS encoding N-acetyl sugar amidotransferase has product MEKRNLIKLYNLPEKVVFCKKCTVSNQRPRITFDEHGVCSACNFAEFKKTQIDWKQREQELVELCKKYKKNNGEYDVIVPCSGGKDGGFVAHQLKYKYGMNPLTVTWAPLKATEIGRKNLDSFIGSGFDNVLGTPNGKVTRKLTNLAFTYLGDPFQPFIYGQTNYPMHMAIKHNVSLIMYGENGEVEYGGDMKNAFKPNREIQDHDKHYFSGLPPEFWKDHGVSEQDLRPFMAPAYEDILKNKTEIHFLGYYKFWDPQENFYYCQENTGFTPNSERSEGTYSKYASLDDRIDGFHYYLGYIKFGIGRTTSDTAHEIRDHKITREEGAALVKRYDGEFPKKHYQEFLEYCSITDEEFTAVVDSWRSDHIWENKSGEWNLRHKVWES; this is encoded by the coding sequence ATGGAAAAACGAAATTTAATAAAGTTATACAACCTTCCCGAAAAGGTAGTCTTTTGTAAAAAATGCACCGTGTCGAACCAAAGACCGAGAATCACTTTCGACGAACACGGAGTTTGTTCCGCTTGTAACTTCGCCGAATTTAAAAAGACTCAAATCGACTGGAAACAAAGAGAACAGGAACTCGTCGAACTTTGTAAAAAATACAAAAAGAACAACGGAGAATACGACGTTATCGTACCTTGTAGCGGCGGAAAGGACGGCGGGTTCGTCGCTCATCAGCTGAAGTACAAATACGGAATGAATCCTCTGACCGTAACCTGGGCGCCTTTGAAAGCGACCGAAATCGGAAGAAAGAATTTGGACAGTTTTATCGGTTCCGGATTCGATAACGTTCTCGGAACACCGAACGGAAAAGTGACGAGAAAACTTACGAACCTCGCCTTTACCTATTTAGGAGATCCGTTTCAACCGTTTATCTACGGTCAGACGAACTATCCGATGCACATGGCGATCAAACATAACGTTTCTCTAATTATGTATGGGGAGAATGGAGAAGTCGAATACGGCGGCGATATGAAGAACGCCTTTAAACCGAATCGGGAAATACAGGATCACGATAAACATTATTTCTCCGGACTTCCTCCCGAGTTTTGGAAAGACCACGGCGTGAGCGAACAGGACTTAAGACCGTTCATGGCGCCCGCATACGAGGACATTCTTAAGAATAAAACCGAAATTCATTTTTTGGGTTATTATAAATTTTGGGATCCTCAGGAGAATTTTTATTACTGCCAAGAGAATACAGGCTTCACGCCGAACTCCGAAAGATCCGAAGGAACTTATTCTAAATACGCAAGTTTAGACGATCGAATCGACGGCTTTCACTATTATTTGGGTTATATCAAATTCGGAATCGGAAGAACGACTTCGGACACGGCTCATGAAATCAGGGATCATAAGATCACTCGAGAAGAGGGAGCGGCCTTGGTAAAACGATACGACGGCGAATTCCCGAAAAAACACTACCAAGAGTTTTTAGAATATTGTTCCATCACCGACGAAGAATTCACCGCAGTCGTGGACAGTTGGAGATCCGATCATATTTGGGAAAACAAATCCGGAGAATGGAACTTAAGACACAAGGTTTGGGAAAGTTAA
- the hisF gene encoding imidazole glycerol phosphate synthase subunit HisF gives MRKIRLIARLDIKGPNLIKGVHLEGLRVIGSPAEYAHKYYHQGADELIYIDCVASLYGRNNLSEIVEDSVKDIFVPLTVGGGIRSVEDATRLLRSGADKVAINTAAVSNPNLISEISRKFGSQCMVLSVQAKQIADKKWEVYTDNGRERTGLDVIEWVQKAVELGAGEILLTSIDREGTRKGFDTDLVHSVTKVVSVPVIASGGMGTPEHLIDVVKNGEADAVAMADILHYDRSTIGDIRKTAESSGIEVRHYVLS, from the coding sequence ATGAGAAAAATTCGACTCATAGCAAGACTGGATATCAAGGGTCCAAACCTAATCAAGGGCGTGCACCTGGAAGGATTGAGAGTCATCGGTTCTCCGGCGGAATACGCTCATAAGTATTACCACCAAGGGGCCGACGAATTAATTTACATCGACTGCGTCGCGAGTTTATACGGAAGAAATAATCTAAGCGAGATCGTGGAAGATTCCGTAAAGGATATATTCGTACCTCTTACGGTCGGCGGAGGAATCCGATCCGTTGAAGACGCCACTCGTTTGCTTCGGAGCGGAGCCGATAAGGTTGCGATCAATACCGCCGCGGTTTCCAATCCGAATCTGATTTCTGAGATATCGAGAAAATTCGGAAGTCAGTGTATGGTTTTATCCGTACAAGCAAAGCAAATCGCTGATAAAAAATGGGAAGTGTATACGGACAACGGAAGAGAAAGAACGGGTCTCGACGTGATTGAATGGGTGCAAAAAGCCGTGGAGCTTGGCGCCGGTGAAATTTTATTAACCTCCATAGATCGTGAAGGAACCCGAAAGGGTTTTGATACGGATCTAGTCCACTCGGTAACGAAAGTAGTTTCGGTGCCCGTAATCGCAAGTGGTGGAATGGGAACTCCCGAACATCTGATCGACGTGGTAAAAAACGGAGAAGCGGATGCGGTCGCGATGGCCGACATTCTTCATTACGATCGATCGACGATCGGAGACATTCGTAAGACTGCGGAATCTTCCGGCATCGAGGTGAGACACTATGTCCTCTCGTAA
- the hisH gene encoding imidazole glycerol phosphate synthase subunit HisH translates to MSSRKVLIIDYGVGNLLSVKRGFEYCEAEVEISSDPEAIQKAPHVVLPGVGAFANAMVALKERSLIEVIQEIAHRGTPLMAICLGMQMLMDESEEFGVTAGLGLIPGRVVPIPALTKEGSSHKIPHIGWNELKKPIETVEWNNTILENSHEGDSVYFVHSFMAKPVDPNHRIADCIYGGHSIAAVIGYNNVVGCQFHPEKSGEVGLNLLKRFLKF, encoded by the coding sequence ATGTCCTCTCGTAAAGTTTTGATAATCGACTACGGAGTCGGAAACCTTCTTAGCGTAAAACGCGGTTTCGAATATTGCGAAGCCGAAGTGGAAATTTCATCCGATCCCGAGGCCATACAAAAGGCCCCTCACGTCGTACTTCCCGGAGTCGGCGCCTTCGCAAACGCGATGGTCGCATTGAAAGAACGTTCTCTCATAGAAGTCATACAAGAGATCGCGCATAGAGGAACTCCTTTGATGGCCATTTGTCTCGGAATGCAGATGCTTATGGACGAAAGCGAAGAGTTCGGAGTTACGGCCGGGTTGGGATTGATTCCCGGAAGAGTGGTTCCGATCCCGGCCCTTACAAAGGAAGGATCTTCACATAAGATTCCGCATATCGGTTGGAACGAATTGAAAAAACCGATCGAAACGGTGGAATGGAATAACACAATATTAGAAAATTCTCATGAAGGAGATTCGGTTTATTTCGTCCATTCGTTCATGGCGAAACCGGTCGATCCGAATCACCGAATCGCGGATTGTATCTACGGAGGACATTCGATCGCCGCGGTCATCGGATACAACAACGTAGTAGGTTGTCAATTTCACCCCGAGAAAAGCGGCGAAGTCGGTTTGAACCTTTTAAAACGGTTTTTGAAATTTTGA
- a CDS encoding cytidylyltransferase domain-containing protein, producing the protein MKLLTVIPARGGSKRLPGKNIKILGDKPLIAWSIEVAKEIPEICDILVSTDDPEIAEVAKKCGASVPWLRPAELATDTSTSIDVVLHALHWYEKERQKVDGVILLQPTSPFRKKESVEKGIDLFLKNEGKKTVLGVSPADPHPMWCLKLENGILKPFQEGGGLHLRSQDLPPAYSVNGSFYLTPKDHLIEKKNFYTDDILPLISEMPAENVDIDTESDWIEAENFLRTQAK; encoded by the coding sequence TTGAAATTATTGACCGTGATTCCCGCTCGAGGAGGATCCAAACGTTTACCCGGAAAGAATATAAAGATTCTCGGAGATAAACCTTTGATCGCTTGGAGCATCGAAGTAGCGAAAGAAATTCCCGAGATATGCGATATCTTGGTTTCTACGGATGATCCGGAAATCGCGGAAGTCGCAAAGAAGTGCGGAGCCTCGGTTCCATGGTTAAGACCTGCTGAGTTAGCGACCGATACTTCCACTTCCATCGACGTGGTTTTACACGCGTTACATTGGTATGAGAAAGAAAGACAGAAAGTAGACGGTGTGATCTTGCTTCAACCGACTTCTCCGTTTCGCAAAAAAGAATCCGTCGAAAAAGGAATCGATCTCTTTCTAAAAAACGAAGGAAAAAAAACGGTCCTCGGCGTAAGTCCCGCAGATCCGCATCCTATGTGGTGTTTGAAATTGGAAAACGGGATTCTCAAACCGTTTCAAGAAGGAGGCGGTTTGCATTTGAGATCACAGGACTTACCTCCTGCGTATTCCGTAAACGGATCCTTTTATCTAACGCCCAAAGATCATCTGATCGAAAAAAAGAATTTTTACACGGACGATATTCTTCCTCTGATCTCCGAAATGCCGGCGGAGAACGTGGACATCGATACCGAATCGGATTGGATCGAGGCGGAAAACTTTTTAAGGACTCAAGCAAAGTAG